Within Citromicrobium bathyomarinum, the genomic segment TCTGCCGCGACCTCCTCCATCTCCGCCCGGATCCGCGCGACTTCGGACAGGCCCAGCTGGTGGATCTGGTCCGGCGTCATGTCGGTCGTGGTGAAGCTGCGGACGCGATAGGCGTAGTAGTCATCGCCGTTCGCGGTTTCGGCGACACCGGGCAGGCCGGTGCGGCATTCGGGCGCGTATTCCTCGGTATAGAAGCTGAGGAAATCCTCGTAGGCGGGGAACACCACATCGGTCAGCGCGGCACGTGCGCGGGCCTGCAGGGCTGCCCAGTCGGCTTCCGAAATGGTCGAGGGGCGCTTTTCGAACGGACGCCAGAAGCCCGATTCCTCGGGGCTGTCCGCCATCTGCCCGGTGATCTGGTCCTCGACGCCTTCCATCGGCCCGCACGCCTGCGTCAGCCCGCGCGCCACCGCCTCTCGGCTGCGGGCGATCCCGGCTTCGTTCTGCGCGCCATAGGCTTCGAGCCGCGCAACGTAGCTTTCGTAATCGGCCTTGGTGAACAACGGGGAGCTGTAGGGCAGCGATGCGATCCAGCTGAACCAGCCGCCGCGATTGGTGAACAGGACGTAGCGGGTCTGGTCGAACTGCGCGCCCTCGATCCCGTCTTCGAGCGACGACTTGAGGATCGCGTAGTCCACCCGCAGGTCTTCGGGCAGCGCGCTCTCGTCGATGGAGTTGAGCCGGGCGAGGAATTCGCGGTCTTCGGCGACGTTGCGATCATAGGCCGCCATGCTGAGGTCGCCCAGTTGCCCGTCCCCGCGCCGGTCGCCCACCGAGGTCGCCAAGGTAGGATTGTCGTCGAGCATGTCCTGCCACACGTCTTCGCGCAGCTCGGTGTAATCTTCGACCGGTCCGGCAGTCAGCGGGCTGGCGATGGTGAGTGTCAGCGCGGTTGCGGCGAACAGGTGCTTCATGTGTGTCTCCCCTTGTTGGGCGATCTCTATTGCTCTGGCCCGGCCCCGTCCAGTACGTCGGGGCCATGGAAAAACCCGCGATCCTGTTCGTCTGCCTTGGCAATATCTGCCGCTCCCCGCTCGCCGAAGCGGCGTTTCGAGACGCTGCGGAGAAGGCCGGGCTGGAGGCGGAGGCCGACAGTGCAGGCACCGCGGACTACCACGTCGGCAGCCCGCCCGATCCGCGCAGCGTCGAGGAAGCCGCGAAGCACGGGATCGACATTTCGGGCTATTCCGGACGGCAGCTGGTGGTCGAGGACTTTCACCGCTTCACGCATATCTTCGCGATGGACCACCAGAACCTGCGCAATATCGAGGCGCTGCGGCCCGAGGGATCGCGTACGCATGTCTCGCTGCTGATGGACCTGGTGCCCGGCCGCGAAGGCGCGGTGATTGCCGACCCGTACCATGATGGCGAGGAGCAGTTCGAGGCGACGTGGGAGGATGTCGACGCGGCGGCGCGGGCGCTGGTGGAGCGGCTTTCGAAGCCGAGTTAAACCCCTCCCCCCAAGGAAGGGGATAAATGCTCACCCGCCCCGAAGCGTGCGCACGCCCATGTCGCGCTCCATCAGGTAGAGCAGCACCCGCGCCGCCTCGCCCCGCTCGCCTTCCAGCCCGGCATCGCGGTCCATCAGCAGTTTGGCATCGGCGGTGGCGGGGTCGAGAAAGCGCTGCATCTGGTCGAGAGTGGCGATCCGGAACGGCGTGTCACCCGACTGGCGCGTGCCGAGCAATTCGCCTCCGCCGCGCAGTTCGAGGTCTTCCTCCGCAATTCGAAAACCGTCCTGCGTCTCGCGCATCAGGGCGAGGCGGCGCTGGCCCGTTTCGGACAGCTGGTTGCCGCGCAGCAGCAGGCAGACCGACTTCTCGCTCCCGCGCCCCACGCGGCCACGCAGCTGGTGCAACTGGGCGAGGCCGAAGCTTTCCGCCTGTTCGATCACGATCAGCGTGGAGGCGGGCACATCGACGCCGACCTCGATCACGGTGGTCGCGACCAGCAGCTTCGCCTGCCCGCTGGCGAAGCGCGCCATCGCGGCGTCCTTCACCTCGGGGTCGAGCTGGCCGTGGACCATCACCACGGCATCGTCGTCGAACCGCGCCTTGAGCGCTGCGTAGCGCTGCTCGGCCGCGGCTTTCTCCATGCCCTCCTCATCGCGGACCATCGGGCACACCCAGTAGGCCTGCTGCCCGCTCGCGAGGTGCCGCCCGACCGCCTCGACCACTTCTGGCAGGCGATCCATCCCGACCACGCGCGTATCGATCGCCTGCCTGCCCGGCGGCAGTTCGTCGAGCCGGCTGACCTCCATCTCGCCATAGTTCGCCAGCGTCAGCGTGCGC encodes:
- a CDS encoding DUF885 domain-containing protein, translating into MKHLFAATALTLTIASPLTAGPVEDYTELREDVWQDMLDDNPTLATSVGDRRGDGQLGDLSMAAYDRNVAEDREFLARLNSIDESALPEDLRVDYAILKSSLEDGIEGAQFDQTRYVLFTNRGGWFSWIASLPYSSPLFTKADYESYVARLEAYGAQNEAGIARSREAVARGLTQACGPMEGVEDQITGQMADSPEESGFWRPFEKRPSTISEADWAALQARARAALTDVVFPAYEDFLSFYTEEYAPECRTGLPGVAETANGDDYYAYRVRSFTTTDMTPDQIHQLGLSEVARIRAEMEEVAAEAGFDTREAFVEHLRTDPQYYMTDEAEYERYVGALAKQIDGWMPKLFGTLPRQPYTVQPIPAAQAPGNTTAYYEPGSLETGQAGIYRINLTELDQRPLWELPALGVHEAVPGHHHQIALQQELDLHPLRRNGTFFTAFVEGWGLYSERLGIEMGLYDTPAKQMGRLSYEMWRATRLVVDTGIHSKGWTKQQAVDFMTENTALSAANIDAEVNRYITWPGQALAYKIGELKIRELRGRAEEALGDRFDLRAFHDAVLENGAVPLDVLEEHIDRWIAEQREG
- a CDS encoding low molecular weight protein-tyrosine-phosphatase, which codes for MEKPAILFVCLGNICRSPLAEAAFRDAAEKAGLEAEADSAGTADYHVGSPPDPRSVEEAAKHGIDISGYSGRQLVVEDFHRFTHIFAMDHQNLRNIEALRPEGSRTHVSLLMDLVPGREGAVIADPYHDGEEQFEATWEDVDAAARALVERLSKPS